ATGTATTTACCAACACTTTTCGGAATTAAGGATTCCCAGTCTTCATTTGAGATCATTCTCTTTCTAATTTCTGTAGATGAGTAGACATTTCTTTTGAAAAAGGGAATGCTCTCCACAGTGATTTCATTTTCCTTGAATAACCTTGAGGTAAGAGGTTCGTTTGAAAATGCGATATCAAATTTTGGAGTAAGAGATTTAATATGTGCTACCCATAATGCATGGATATTTATATCTGCTATAGGGATTATTTGATATTTTGACGATTCAATTTTCGCTTCTTCTAAACCTTTCCTAATCATAGTCACTCTTTCGCCTGCTGTGAATGGGTTATTTAGTGTAAAGCTATACTGTGCACTTCCTATTACTATGGTTAATTCATCTACCTTACTAAGAGCATGCTTTATCGCTTCGATATGTCCCATATGAAAAGGCTGGAATCGCCCAACGTAGAGTCCGACTTTTTTCAATAGAATCCCTC
This is a stretch of genomic DNA from Candidatus Bathyarchaeota archaeon. It encodes these proteins:
- a CDS encoding nicotinamide-nucleotide adenylyltransferase; this translates as MKKVGLYVGRFQPFHMGHIEAIKHALSKVDELTIVIGSAQYSFTLNNPFTAGERVTMIRKGLEEAKIESSKYQIIPIADINIHALWVAHIKSLTPKFDIAFSNEPLTSRLFKENEITVESIPFFKRNVYSSTEIRKRMISNEDWESLIPKSVGKYIREIDGIERIIELVRTDNPSIKKNEF